The proteins below come from a single Aegilops tauschii subsp. strangulata cultivar AL8/78 chromosome 6, Aet v6.0, whole genome shotgun sequence genomic window:
- the LOC141026131 gene encoding uncharacterized protein, translated as MGAKCKVNWDIVSRPLAFGGLGVLNTDKFARTLRLRWPWYEWKEPARLWAGDDNPCDEGDLSFFYACTTITVGDGAKTPFWECPWLLGRRPKDTAPLIFAASSRKRWKVREALKENAWIIKIRPPDTVSVEHVSQFFTLWTLLQEVHLDELV; from the coding sequence ATGGGAGCTAAGTGCAAGGTCAACTGGGACATTGTGAGTAGGCCGCTTGCTTTTGGTGGCCTTGGTGTCCTCAACACCGATAAGTTCGCTCGGACCCTTAGGCTGCGGTGGCCTTGGTACGAGTGGAAGGAGCCTGCTAGGCTCTGGGCGGGTGACGATAACCCATGTGATGAGGGTGATCTCAGCTTCTTCTATGCATGCACAACAATCACAGTTGGAGACGGTGCGAAGACTCCCTTCTGGGAGTGCCCTTGGCTTCTTGGTCGCAGGCCCAAGGACACCGCTCCGCTCATCTTCGCGGCTTCCTCGCGGAAGCGCTGGAAGGTTAGGGAGGCCCTCAAGGAGAATGCTTGGATCATCAAAATCAGGCCACCTGATACGGTCTCCGTTGAGCATGTTTCGCAGTTCTTCACCCTCTGGACTTTGCTGCAAGAGGTGCACTTGGATGAGCTTGTTTGA
- the LOC109741223 gene encoding TPR repeat-containing thioredoxin TTL4, translating to MTESRRAPSGCAMFGIYSGMFRRRRSASMSSLSRINGSPQAAAADSDAAPPNPAQRKAGVRDDSSLVPRPKVMPLQPQINGAAAAQAQAQRPSGDKSRPTKAMNGGAKAAAASPAVEYTGMAAELDKMIQDHQRVKGTTQMMRATSGNMMMHRNLGNLNAGASARSSLDRSTKPAAAASDRPKAGPGSNGYAFSGMGNIVGKPGEQLCRALSHRTDPEKLKEMGNEEYREGHYAEAVALYDQAIMMDPMRPAYWSNKAAALAALGRLIEAVADCKEAVRIDPSYGRAHHRLGGLHLRLGEPDKAINYLKQSPMDSVSADVSRAQSVKGRIAKCTDARKVRDWITVLQESQAAVSDGADCAPQVMALQAEALLKLQRHDEADSALRGAPRFGVDESTKFFGTTAHAYVLMVRAQVDMAAGRLEEAVATAQAACELDPGSREAASVHRRAKAVATARQRGNDLFKASRFAEACAAYGEGLDKGEAGSAVLLCNRAACHAKLGRHEKAVEDCSGALAVRPGYSKARLRRADCNVKLERWEASLRDYQVLIQELPENEDVKKALAEVEAKIKSQRN from the exons ATGACGGAGTCGCGCCGCGCGCCGTCCGGCTGCGCCATGTTCGGCATCTACAGCGGCAtgttccgccgccgccgctccgcctCCATGTCCTCCCTCTCCCGGATCAACGGGTCCCcgcaggccgccgccgccgacagcgaTGCCGCGCCGCCGAACCCGGCGCAGCGGAAGGCCGGCGTCCGCGACGATTCCTCCCTCGTGCCCCGCCCGAAGGTCATGCCTTTGCAGCCGCAGATCAACGGCGCAGCGGCGGCCCAGGCCCAGGCGCAGCGTCCGTCGGGCGACAAAAGCAGGCCGACCAAGGCGATGAACGGCGGggcgaaggcggcggcggcgtcgcccGCTGTGGAGTACACCGGCATGGCCGCGGAGCTCGACAAGATGATCCAGGACCACCAGAGGGTGAAGGGCACGACGCAGATGATGCGCGCCACCTCCGGCAACATGATGATGCACCGCAACCTGGGCAACCTGAACGCCGGCGCGTCCGCCCGCAGCTCGCTGGACCGCAGCACCAAGCCGGCGGCGGCCGCGAGCGATCGGCCCAAGGCGGGGCCGGGGAGCAACGGGTACGCCTTCTCCGGCATGGGGAACATCGTGGGCAAGCCGGGCGAGCAGCTGTGCCGGGCGCTGTCGCACCGGACGGACCCGGAGAAGCTCAAGGAGATGGGCAACGAGGAGTACCGGGAGGGGCACTACGCGGAGGCGGTGGCGCTCTACGACCAGGCCATCATGATGGACCCGATGCGGCCGGCGTACTGGAGCAACAAGGCCGCCGCGCTGGCCGCGCTCGGCCGCCTCATCGAGGCCGTCGCCGACTGCAAGGAGGCCGTCCGGATCGACCCCTCCTACGGCCGCGCGCACCACCGGCTCGGCGGGCTGCATCTCAG ATTAGGAGAACCAGACAAGGCCATAAACTACCTGAAACAGTCGCCCATGGACTCTGTAAGCGCGGACGTTTCCCGCGCGCAGTCGGTGAAGGGCCGCATCGCCAAGTGCACCGACGCGCGCAAGGTCAGGGACTGGATCACGGTGCTGCAGGAATCGCAGGCCGCCGTCTCCGACGGCGCCGACTGCGCCCCACAG GTGATGGCGCTGCAAGCGGAGGCCCTGCTGAAGCTGCAGCGGCACGACGAGGCGGACTCGGCGCTCCGCGGCGCGCCCAGGTTCGGCGTCGACGAGTCCACCAAGTTCTTCGGCACCACCGCCCACGCCTACGTCCTCATGGTCCGAGCCCAGGTCGACATGGCCGCCGGAAg GTTGGAGGAGGCGGTGGCGACGGCGCAGGCGGCGTGCGAGCTGGACCCGGGCAGCCGGGAGGCCGCGAGCGTGCACCGGCGCGCCAAGGCGGTGGCGACGGCGCGGCAGCGCGGCAACGACCTCTTCAAGGCGTCCAGGTTCGCCGAGGCGTGCGCGGCCTACGGCGAGGGGCTGGACAAGGGCGAGGCCGGCAGCGCCGTGCTGCTCTGCAACCGCGCCGCGTGCCACGCCAAGCTCGGCCGGCACGAGAAGGCCGTGGAGGACTGCAGCGGCGCGCTCGCCGTGCGGCCCGGCTACAGCAAGGCCCGCCTCCGGCGAGCCGACTGCAACGTCAAG CTGGAGAGGTGGGAGGCGTCGTTGAGAGACTACCAGGTGCTGATCCAAGAGCTCCCGGAGAACGAAGACGTGAAGAAGGCTCTCGCAGAGGTTGAAGCCAAGATCAAGAGCCAGAGGAATTGA